One window from the genome of Phocoena phocoena chromosome 15, mPhoPho1.1, whole genome shotgun sequence encodes:
- the DDX27 gene encoding probable ATP-dependent RNA helicase DDX27 — MLAELGLIGTIGEDDEVPVEPESDSEDQEEEGPIVLGRKQKALQKNRSADFNPDFVFTEKEGMYDGSWAMADVMSQLKKKRAATTLDEKIEKVRKKRKTEDKEAKSGKLEKEKEAKEGSEPEEQEDFEGKDEEATEDEESETDYSSADENILTKADTLKVKEQKKKKKGQEAGGFFEDASQYDENLSFQDMNLSRPLLKAITAMGFKEPTPIQKACIPVGLLGKDICACAATGTGKTAAFALPVLERLIYKPRQAPVTRVLMLVPTRELGIQVHSVTKQLAQFCSITTCLAVGGLDVKSQEAALRTAPDILIATPGRLIDHLHNCPSFHLSSIEVLILDEADRMLDEYFEEQMKEIIRMCSHHRQTMLFSATMTDEVKELASVSLKNPVRIFVNSNTDVAPFLRQEFIRIRPNREGDREAIVAALLMRTFTDHVMLFTQTKKQAHRMHILLGLMGLQVGELHGNLSQTQRLEALRRFKDEQIDILVATDVAARGLDIDGVKTVINFTMPNTIKHYVHRVGRTARAGRAGRSVSLVGEEERKMLKEIVKAAKAPVKARTPPQDVILKFRDKIEKMEKDVYAVLQLEAEEKEMQKSEAQINTAQRLLEKGKGAPNPEPERSWFQTKEERKKEKIAKALQEFDLAIRGKKKRKKFMKDVKKKGEMTADERSQFEILKAQMFAERLAKRNRRAKRARAMPEEEPAGGPAKKQKQVKKSVFDEELTNTSKKALKQYRAGPSFEERKQLGLPHQRRGGNFKSKSRYKRRK, encoded by the exons ATGCTTGCCGAGCTGGGTTTAATCGGGACCATAGGCGAGGATGATGAGGTGCCGGTGGAGCCAGAGAGTGACTCCGAAGACCAGGAGGAGGAG gGGCCCATTGTGCTGGGCAGAAAGCAGAAAGCCTTGCAGAAGAACCGCAGTGCCGATTTCAACCCTGACTTTGTTTTCACTGAGAAGGAGGGGATGTACGATGGCAGCTGGGCCATGGCTGACGTCATGAGCCAGCTCAAGAAGAAG AGGGCAGCCACAACATTAGATGAGAAGATTGAGAAAGTtcgaaagaaaaggaaaacagag GATAAAGAAGCCAAGTCTGGGAAgttggagaaggagaaagaagcaaaggagGGCTCTGAACCGGAGGAGCAGGAAGACTTTGAAGGGAAAGACGAGGAAGCCACAGAAGATGAAGAATCAGAGACTGACTACTCGTCAGCTGATGAGAACATCCTCACCAAAGCAG ATACACTCAAAGTAAAGgagcagaagaagaagaagaaaggacag GAAGCAGGAGGATTTTTTGAAGATGCGTCTCAGTATGATGAAAACCTCTCATTCCAGGACATGAACCTCTCCCGCCCTCTTCTGAAG gccATCACAGCCATGGGCTTCAAGGAGCCCACACCTATCCAGAAGGCATGCATACCTGTGGGTCTGTTGGGGAAGGACATCTGTGCCTGTGCAGCCACTGGGACAG GTAAAACTGCAGCTTTTGCCCTTCCCGTCTTGGAGCGTCTGATCTACAAACCCCGCCAGGCTCCGGTGACCCGTGTGCTGATGCTGGTTCCCACCCGGGAACTGGGCATCCAGGTGCACTCCGTCACCAAGCAGCTGGCCCAGTTCTGCAGCATCACCACCTGCCTGGCTGTGG GCGGCCTGGACGTGAAGTCTCAGGAAGCAGCCCTCCGGACAGCACCTGACATCCTCATCGCCACCCCGGGCCGGCTCATCGATCACCTCCACAACTGCCCTTCCTTCCACCTGAGCAGCATCGAAGTGCTCATCCTGGATGAGGCTGACAG GATGCTGGACGAGTACTTCgaggagcagatgaaggagaTCATCCGAATGTGTTCCCACCACCGCCAGACCATGCTCTTCTCAGCCACGATGACGGATGAG GTGAAAGAGCTGGCTTCTGTCTCCTTGAAGAATCCCGTCCGGATATTTGTGAACAGCAACACGGACGTGGCCCCCTTCTTGCGGCAGGAGTTCATCCGGATCCGGCCAAACCGGGAAGGGGACCGGGAAGCCATCGTGGCAG CTCTGTTGATGAGAACCTTCACCGACCACGTGATGCTGTTCACCCAGACCAAGAAGCAGGCCCACCGCATGCACATCCTCCTGGGGCTGATGGGGCTGCAGGTGGGCGAGCTCCACGGCAACCTGTCACAGACGCAGCGGTTGGAGGCCCTCCG GCGCTTTAAGGATGAACAGATTGACATCCTCGTGGCCACAGATGTAGCAGCCCGTGGACTTGACATCGATGGGGTCAAAACG GTCATCAACTTCACGATGCCCAATACCATCAAGCATTATGTCCACCGGGTGGGGCGAACAGCTCGTGCTGGCCGGGCCGGGCGCTCAGTCTCTCTGGTGGGAGAGGAGGAGCGGAAGATGCTGAAGGAGATCGTGAAGGCCGCCAAGGCCCCCGTGAAGGCCCGGACGCCGCCCCAGG ATGTCATCCTCAAATTCCGGGACAAGATTGAGAAAATGGAGAAGGATGTGTATGCAGTTCTGCAGTTAGAGGCTGAAGAAAAAGAGATGCAAAAGTCAGAAGCCCAG ATCAACACAGCACAGCGGCTCctggagaaagggaagggggCACCAAACCCTGAGCCTGAAAGGAGCTGGTTCCAGaccaaagaagagaggaagaaggaaaaaa TTGCCAAGGCTCTGCAGGAGTTTGACTTAGCCAtaaggggaaagaagaaaaggaagaagtttaTGAAGGATgtcaagaaaaagggggagatgaCA GCAGACGAAAGGTCCCAGTTTGAAATCCTCAAGGCACAGATGTTCGCTGAGCGGCTGGCCAAGAGGAACCGCAGAGCCAAGCGGGCCAGAGCAATGCCCGAGGAGGAGCCAGCGGGGGGCCCTG caaagaagcaGAAGCAGGTGAAGAAATCTGTATTTGATGAAGAACTCACCAACACAAGCAAGAAGGCCCTGAAACAGTATCGAGCTGG CCCCTcctttgaagaaagaaaacaattgggCTTGCCCCACCAGAGACGAGGAGGAAACTTTAAATCTAAATCCAG GTACAAGAGGAGGAAGTAG